GTCAGCAGTGATGGAGATCCGCTCGCGCGAAAAAGACCTCTTTTTAAAGAAACACGATGTGAAACTTGGCTTTATGTCCTTTTTTGTAAAGTCTTGTGTTGCTGCATTAAAAGAGCTTCCAGATGTGAATGGATTTATCGATGGAGACGAGATCGTTTACAATGACGGATGCCATATTAGCATTTCGGTATCGACGCCCAAAGGGCTCATGGTTCCCGTTCTTCGCAATGCTGAAAAGCTCTCCTTTGCAGGGGTCGAAAAGGGGATTCAGGAGTTTGCAGCAAAAGCGCGCGAAGGGAAGATTTCCATTGAAGACCTTCAGGGAGGAACCTTTACCATTACAAATGGGGGAGTCTTTGGGTCGATGCTTTCAACGCCTATTATCAATCCTCCTCAAAGCGCCATTTTAGGGATGCATAACATCGTCCAAAGAGCAGTCGTTGTCGACGGAAAAATCGAAATTCGCCCGATGATGTATTTAGCACTCAGCTATGATCATCGGATTGTTGATGGCAAGGAAGCTGTGACGTTCTTGGTACGGGTGAAAGAAATGCTCGAAAAGCCCGAGCGACTTCTTCTTGGAGAAACCGATGGTTAATTCCTTTGATGTAATGATCATTGGGTCGGGACCAGGAGGGTACGTTGCTGCTATTCGCGCTGCCCAGCTTGGACTAAAAACGGCCTGCGTTGAAAAGGAAAAGGTCTTAGGAGGAACCTGTCTTAACATCGGATGTATTCCTTCAAAATGTCTTCTGCAATCTTCAGAAATGTACTATCAGCTTCTCCATGAAGGGAAAACCCATGGGATTGAAGCCACCCCTAAAATCAACTTTCCCCAGATGATGAAGCGTAAGGAAGATGTGGTTTCAGGATTTAATATGGGAATCGAAGGGCTCTTTAAGAAGAACAAAGTGACTCATATCAAGGGGACTGCAACCTTTAAGGATCCTCATACAATGACTGTTGAAGGACAAGACTACACTTCCAAGAACTTCATCCTGGCAACGGGGTCTGAGCCTACCCCCCTTCCGTTTCTCCCCTTTGATGAAGAAAGAGTCCTTTCCTCAACAGGAGCGCTGGCTCTCAAAGAGGTTCCAAAAAAAATGATCGTGGTAGGCGCAGGTATTATCGGCGTGGAGCTTGGTTCGGTCTATAGCCGTCTGGGCACTGAAATTCACTTTGTTGAATTCCTCGATAAGATTTGCCCAACCCTCGATGACGCGATTTCAAAAGCTCTGGAGCAAACCCTCACAAAGCAGGGGCTCACGTTCCAGCTCTCCTCTAAGGTATCAAGCGCTGAGGTGACTTCCTCAGGGGTCAAGCTCTCCATCGAAGCGGGAGAGGCTCTTTCCGCAGAACGCGTTCTTGTTTCAGTTGGCCGCCGCCCTTACACCCAGGGACTGGGGCTAGAAGCTGCTCAAATCACCCCGGATCAGCGGGGGTTCATCCCGATTGATGACAATTTTCGCACTTCCCAGCCCCATATCTACGCGATTGGGGATCTCGTTGACGGCCCCATGCTGGCCCATAAGGCCTCAGAGGAAGGGTATGCAGCGGCGGAGATTATCGCTGGGCAGAGTCCCCATATCGAGTATATTGCGATCCCCAGCGTTGTCTATACCCATCCTGAGGTGGGAGCTGTAGGCTTGACCGAGGCTGAGGCTAAGGGAATGGGACTTTCCATCAAAACAGGAAAATTCCCCTTTAAGGCGAATTCCCGCGCACGCTGCAGCGGGGATGATTTTGGCTTTGTTAAAATGATTGCAGATGCAAAAACGGGGGTTTTACTAGGTGTCCATATCATCTCTGCCCATGCTGGGGAATTGATTGCTGAAGCCACTCTTGCCCTCGAGAAACGAGCGACAGCAGCCGATCTTGCCCGCACTTGTCATGCGCATCCAACGCTTTCCGAGGCCCTCAAAGAAGCCGCCCTAGCCCTCACTTCAAAACCGATCCATATGTAAAAAAAAGGCCCGTGTGAATCTCACACGGGCCTTTTTTAGTAATGTGCTTTAGAAGTAACTCTTAATTAGGGACTGTCCCTAGTTTAGCTGCACTCCAAGTAATCCTAGTTGGATTTTAACATCTTCTCTAGTAGCTTCTTG
The window above is part of the Candidatus Neptunochlamydia sp. REUL1 genome. Proteins encoded here:
- the sucB gene encoding dihydrolipoyllysine-residue succinyltransferase, which gives rise to MKVDIQVPSAGESVTEAIVAAIMKENGTFVSKEEEILELETDKVNQVLYAPEAGVLHLTVSVDDVVTPNQIIGYVDTEGKGEAASPSAAKKEEKKAEAPTPPKKEVAGGGARKSPESFVASLGKETPAAAPPPSKPAQSKAPLQAGQTRKRMSGLRRTIAKRLVEVKNTTAMLTTFNEVDMSAVMEIRSREKDLFLKKHDVKLGFMSFFVKSCVAALKELPDVNGFIDGDEIVYNDGCHISISVSTPKGLMVPVLRNAEKLSFAGVEKGIQEFAAKAREGKISIEDLQGGTFTITNGGVFGSMLSTPIINPPQSAILGMHNIVQRAVVVDGKIEIRPMMYLALSYDHRIVDGKEAVTFLVRVKEMLEKPERLLLGETDG
- the lpdA gene encoding dihydrolipoyl dehydrogenase, producing MVNSFDVMIIGSGPGGYVAAIRAAQLGLKTACVEKEKVLGGTCLNIGCIPSKCLLQSSEMYYQLLHEGKTHGIEATPKINFPQMMKRKEDVVSGFNMGIEGLFKKNKVTHIKGTATFKDPHTMTVEGQDYTSKNFILATGSEPTPLPFLPFDEERVLSSTGALALKEVPKKMIVVGAGIIGVELGSVYSRLGTEIHFVEFLDKICPTLDDAISKALEQTLTKQGLTFQLSSKVSSAEVTSSGVKLSIEAGEALSAERVLVSVGRRPYTQGLGLEAAQITPDQRGFIPIDDNFRTSQPHIYAIGDLVDGPMLAHKASEEGYAAAEIIAGQSPHIEYIAIPSVVYTHPEVGAVGLTEAEAKGMGLSIKTGKFPFKANSRARCSGDDFGFVKMIADAKTGVLLGVHIISAHAGELIAEATLALEKRATAADLARTCHAHPTLSEALKEAALALTSKPIHM